The Mucilaginibacter sp. PAMB04168 genome contains the following window.
AATGGTGAGAATAACCTAACACTAAGTCTAATGTATTACCAGTGTTGGTAGCACGATAACCTACACCAACCAACTCTTGCTCCAGTTTGTAACCAGTTGTTACACCTGTAACCATGTTGTTGATTAACGCACGGTATAAACCATGTAATGCTTTATGACGTTTTTGATCTGTTGGACGTACTACCGTAAGTACGCCGTCTTCTTGTGATACAGTTATATCACTGTCTATCGCCTGTACAAGTTCACCTTTTGGGCCTTTTACAGTTACTAAGTTAGCATCGCTAACAGAAATAGTAACACCTTGCGGGATAGTAATGGGGGCTTTTCCTACTCTTGACATTTCTTAATTCCTCCTTGCAATTAATAAACGAAGCATAAAACTTCGCCACCGATGTTTTGCTGACGGGCCTCTTTATCAGTCATTACTCCTTTTGAAGTTGACAGGATAGCGATGCCTAAACCATTTAATACTCTTGGCATTTTGTCCATGCCTGCATATTTTCTCAAACCTGGTTTACTTACACGTGTAAGCGTGCGGATAGCAGGAACTTTAGTTACAGGGTGATACTTCAACGCAACTTTAATATTGCCTTGAGGACCATTGTCTTCAAATTTGAAGTTAGCAATGTAACCTTTGTCGAAAAGCACTTTAGTGATTTCCTTTTTCAGATTTGATGCAGGAATTTCAACAACCCTTTGGTTGGCTTTAATAGCATTCCTTACTCTGGTAAGATAATCTGCGATTGGATCTGTATTCATTATGTTAAATTATGATGGTGGTTTCCTTCGTTTTCCCAACGACGACCTTCCATCGGTTAAAAAATTCTTTTTGCTATTGCAGGTCTATATTTTGCAAATTGCCGGCCGCAAAGGTAAGAAATTAATTCTCAACCTGCAACCGGCAATTTTATACCTGTAATACTGATTGTTACCAGCTAGCTTTCTTTACTCCGGGGATCTTTCCGGCCAGAGCCATTTCACGGAACGTTACACGTGAAATACCAAACTGACGCATGTATCCGCGAGGGCGGCCAGTAAGCTTGCAACGGTTGTGCATTTTAACCGGTGATGATGCTTTAGGCAATTTGTCTAATGCTTCGAAATCACCAGCGGCTTTCAGGGCTGCTCTTTTATCAGCATATCTAGCTACTAATTTAGCACGTTTAACTTCACGCGCTTTTACACCTTCTTTAGCCATTGTTAGTAGGATTTTGATTTTTAAATGGTAAACCAAACTGTTTAAGCAACTCTAGTGCTTCAACATCATTTGTTGCCGAAGTTACAAAGGTAATATCCATACCCTGAATTTTGTTGATCTTGTCAATGTTAATTTCAGGGAAAATGATTTGCTCGGTGATACCTAATGTATAGTTACCTTTTCCGTCAAATCCTTTATCGTTGATACCTTTGAAATCACGAATACGTGGCAGGGCAACAGCAATCAAACGATCTAAGAACTCGTACATGTTGTTGTCACGTAAAGTAACACGTACACCTACAGGCATACCTTTACGTAATTTAAAGTTCGAGATATCTTTCTTAGATTTCGAAGCAACTGGTTTTTGACCGGTAATAGTTGCCAGTTCAGCAATTGTAGTATCAATCAGTTTCTTATCAGTTGTAGCAGCACCAACACCCTGGTTGATTGCAATTTTCTCCAACTTAGGAACCTGCATTACGCTTTTGTACTGAAATTTATCTTTCAGTGCGGTACGGATCTCCTCTTTGTATTTGGATTTTAATCTTGGAACGTAAGACATTATTTAATTTCCTCCCCTGATTTTTTTGATACTCTAACTAATTTACCAGCATCATTCTTTTTACGACCAACACGGGTAGTTTCTCCTGATTTAGGATCAACTAATGCCAGGTTAGAGATATGAATAGCGGCTTCCTTTTTTACAATACCACCGTTAGGGTTGGCTGCATTGGGCTTAGTGTGTTTAGATATCATGTTGACACCTTCAATCACCGCGCGGTTTTTATCGATTATGATTTCGGTAACCTTACCTTGCTGACCTTTTGAATCACCGGCAATAACCTTAACCAGGTCACCTTTACGGATCTTTAATTTTACTTTTTTGTTTTCCATGTTACAATACCTCCGGTGCTAATGATACAATTTTCATGAATTGTTTCTCGCGTAACTCTCTTGCTACCGGACCGAAGATACGTGTGCCACGAGGCTCATCCTGGTTGTTTAACAAAACAGCTGCGTTATCGTCGAAACGGATATAAGAACCGTCTTTACGGCGAACCTCTTTTTTGGTTCTTACAACTACGGCTTTTGATACAGTACCCTTTTTAACGTTACCTGATGGTATAGCGCTCTTTACAGTTACTACAATTTTATCGCCAACAGAGGCATAGCGCTTAGCTGTACCGCCTAATACGCGGATAACCAGCACTTCTTTAGCACCACTGTTATCAGCTACATTTAATCTCGATTCCTGTTGTACCATCTTATTTAGCCCTTTCTAAAATTTGAACTAATCTCCAGTTTTTATTTTTGCTCAGTGGGCGTGTTTCCATAATCAATACGGTATCACCAATACCACAGGTATTAGCTTCGTCATGAGCCATGAACTTGGCAGTTTTGTTTACGAACTTACCGTAGATAGGGTGTTTTACTTTCCTTTCTACTGCAACCACGATAGATTTATCCATCTTGTTGCTTACTACCAGTCCGGTACGTGTTTTTCTTAAATTTCTTTCCATTGTTTCGACGCTTAAATTATTGCTGTTCAGAAGCTGACGCCGCTTTACGCTTGGTTAATTCAGTATTTAAACGAGCAACTTCCTTACGTACATTTTTAATACGGATAGGATTCTCTATCGCCGAAACTGCATGTGCAAATTTCAGTTTGGTAAGATTAGTTTTTTCCTCGCCAATTTTAGCAACCAACTCTTCAGTTGACAGCGCTGATATTTCTGAGCTTTTCATTTTGTGTGAGTTTTGAACAGTGAGAGGTAAGTTGGATGCTTACGTCACGCTTCTTTCTTTTGTTATTATATTTCAGGTTACAGGTTGCAAGCTCTTTACGCAACTCACAACTTACAACCTGTAAACTTACTATGCTTCTACGTAATCCCTACGTACTACAAATTTTGTTTGAATTGGCAGTTTTTGTGCAGCCAAACGAAGTGCTTCTTTAGCAACTTCTAATGGCACACCTTCTGCTTCAAAGATGATCCTGCCGGGGCGTACAACCGCTACCCAGTATTCCGGAGCACCTTTACCTTTACCCATACGTACCTCTGCAGGTTTTTTAGTTACGGGTTTGTCAGGAAATATCCTGATCCACACCTGGCCTTCACGTTTCATAAAACGTGTTACAGCGATACGTGCAGCCTCGATCTGACGGCTGGTAATCCAGGCCGGCTCGAGTGATTTTATACCGAAAGATCCGAATGAAAGCTCAGCACCACGAGTGGCGGCACCTTTCATTCTGCCTTTTTGCATCTTTCTGAACTTCGTTCTTTTTGGCTGTAGCATTTTATTAGCTTATTATATCTAAACGATGTCTGTCTCGACTTTGATTAATTATCTGTTTCCGCCCGGACGGTTACCACCACCCTGACGATTTTGGCCACCTGGACGGTTGTTGTTACCACCACCACGCTGGTTGCTGTTGTTACCACCTCTGCGGTCACCACCACCACCTTGACGACGGTCACCACCACCACGGCGATCACCACCACGCTCGTTGCCAAATGCGGCTGCGCCTTCCGGACGACCACCACGGCCACTTGCGCTGCTGGTTGAACCTATGTTTGGAGAAAGATCACGTTTACCGTAAACCTCACCTTTACAGATCCATACTTTAACACCTATTTTACCATAAGTAGTTAAGGCTTCAGCCAGTGCATAATCAATGTCAGCACGGAAAGTATGCAGAGGAATTCTTCCTTCTTTATATTGCTCAGTACGTGCCATCTCAGCACCACCTAAACGGCCTGATGTCATCACTTTAATACCTTCAGCACCCATTCTCATGGTTGAAGCTATTGTAGTTTTCATTGCACGACGGAAAGAGATACGAGCCTCTAATTGCTTAGCAATACCTTCAGCTACTAATTGAGCGTCAAGTTCAGGACGTTTGATTTCAAAAATGTTGATTTGAACGTCTTTCTTGGTAAGTTTTTTAAGCTCTTCTTTGATCTTATCTACTTCCTGACCGCCTTTACCGATAACGATACCCGGACGGGCAGTGTGAATGGTTACAGTGATGCGTTTTAAGGTACGCTCAATAACTACTTTAGATACGCCGCCTTTTGCAATACGTACAGATAAGTATTTGCGGATTTTTTCGTCCTCAACTAATTTATCGGAGTAGTTGTTGCCACCGAACCAGTTAGAATCCCAACCACGGATGATTCCTAAACGGTTACCTATTGGATGTGCTTTTTGTCCCATTTCTAATTAGTTGATTTCGGTTTTACTATCCACAATTAAAGTAACGTGGTTTGAGCGCTTACGGATACGGTATCCGCGGCCCTGAGGAGCCGGACGCAGTCTTTTTAACTGACGACCACCACCCACTGAAACTTCTTTTACATATAAAGCACTGTCTTCAACACGCTTGCCTTCGTTTCTGGACTCCCAGTTTTTGATAGCTGAAAGAAGTAATTTCTCCACACGGATAGCTGCTTCTTTGTTAGTGTATTTTAAGATATATAATGCTTTTTCAACCTGCTCACCGCGGATCAGATCTACCACTAAGCGCATTTTACGCGGCGAAGTTGGGCAGTTCTGTAATTTGGCAACAGAAGCTCCTCCTTGCTGAGCTTTCTCTTGCTCTTTGCGTTGTCTGATTAATACAGACTTTTTAATTTTTGTTGTTGCTTCCATTGCCTATTATTTTTTCTTTTCTGCGTGACCACGGAATGTACGGGTTGGGGCAAACTCTCCCAGCTTGTGACCCACCATGTTTTCTGTTACGTACACAGGTATAAATTTATTACCGTTGTGTACAGCGAATGTATGACCAACGAAATCTGGAGAAATCATGGAACGACGTGACCATGTTTTTACAACAGATTTCTTACTTGAATCATTCAGCACCTGAACTTTTTTGTCCAGATTGTGATCAATATAAGGTCCTTTTTTAATCGAACGTGCCATTATTTCTTCCTTCTTTCTATGATATAACGATCAGATGTTTTCTTTTTGTCGCGGGTTTTGTAGCCTTTAGCTAACAAACCTTTACGTGAGCGTGGGTGACCACCTGATGAACGGCCTTCACCACCACCCATAGGGTGATCTACCGGGTTCATGGCAACACCACGAACTCTTGGACGACGACCAATCCAACGTTTACGACCAGCTTTACCCAGTACTTCATTTGCTTTCTCAGCATTTGATACCGTACCGATAGTAGCTAAACAAGTTGACAATATCATACGGGTTTCACCTGAAGGCAACTTTATGATGGCATATTTACCATCACGGGCAGACAGTTGTGCGTATGTTCCTGCAGAGCGGGCAATTGTGCCACCCTGACCAGGGTTCAGTTCAATATTGTGTATGATAGAACCTAAAGGAATGTTCTTTAACGGTAAGGTATTACCTACTTCAGGAGGTGAACCTGCACCTGAAAGAACTACCTGACCTACGGTCAAGCCTTCTGGAGCGATCATGTAGCGTTTTTCGCCATCTGCATAGTTAAGCAGAGCGATACGTGCTGAACGGTTTGGATCGTACTCGATAGTAGCAACAGTTGCGGGGATGTCAAACTTGTCACGTTTAAAGTCGATCAATCGGTATGATTTCTTATGTCCCCCACCGATGTAACGCATGGTCATTTTACCGGTATTGTTACGTCCGCCTGATTTCTTGTGAGAAACCACCAATGATTTTTCAGGAACGTTGGTAGTTACGTCAGAGTAATCAGCACCTACCCTGAAACGGGTACCCGGAGTAACCGGTTTAAATCTTTTAACTGCCATTTCTCTTTTTATATTGTGCTATAAAAATCTATTGTTTCACCATCCTTTAAAGTGATGATCGCTTTCTTAAAAGCAGCTGGCCTCCCGGTTACAGTTCCTGCTTTAGTTGAGCGGCTCTTCAGTTTGCCGGCATATTTCATTGTGTTTACTGCGGTAACAGTAACACCGTACATTGCTTCTACTGCTAATTTGATCTGAATTTTATTCGCTCTTGGATCAACTTTAAAAGCATAACGATTCAGTTTCTCTGTTAGCAGAGATACTTTCTCAGTAAGTAAAGGTTTTTTTAATATCTCCATAATTACTTAGCGAACGCTTCCTCCAGAGTTTTAACAGAACCTGTAGTCAGTAACAGCTTACCAGCGTTTAACACATCATAAGTGCTTAACTGATCGGCGGTGATAACCTTGGCTTTTTTCAGGTTTCTGCTTGATAAATAAATATTGTTGTTAGCAGCAGGCAACACCAGTAATGTTTTTTCATTGGTGAAGTTTAAATCAGCAACCAACTTAATGTAATTCTTGGTTTTAACACTGTCGAAGTTGAAGTCTTCTAAAACAACGATGCTGTTATCCTGAGCTTTGTAAGTAAGGGCTGATTTACGCGCTAATTGTTTAAGCTTTTTGTTCAGCTTGAAATTATAGTCGCGTGGTTGCGGACCGAATACACGGCCACCACCGTTAAACAAAGGTGATTTGATGCTACCCGCACGGGCGCCACCAGTACCTTTTTGCTTATGTAATTTGCGGGTTGAACCTGCAATTTCATTACGCTGTTTTGCTTTGTGTGTACCTTGACGTTGGTTAGCTAAATAAAGCTTAACATCCAGATAGATTGCGTGATCGTTAGGTTCTACCGCGAAAACCGAATCAGGAAGCTGCACCTTGGCACCTGTTTGCTGACCTGATACATTTAATACATTAACTTCCATCTTATTTATCCACGATTACGAATGAACCCTTAGCTCCTGGGATGGAACCTTTAACAACCAGCAAATTTTGCTCGGCAAACACCTTAACCACTTCAAGGTTTTGTACTTTAACACGTACATTACCAGTTTGACCCGCCATACGCATACCTTTAAATACGCGAGAAGGCCATGATGAAGCACCCAGTGAACCCGGAGCGCGTAAACGGTTATGCTGACCGTGAGTTTGCATACCCACACCGCTAAAGCCGTGACGCTTTACAACACCCTGAAAACCTTTACCTTTTGAAGTTCCAACCACATCCACAAAATCTCCGGCGGCAAAAATATCAACGGTAACAGTGTCACCTAATGATTTTTCGTCTTCGAAGGTTTTGAACTCAACCAGTTTACGCTTTGGCGTTGTACCGGCTTTTTGGAAATGACCTTTTAGAGGAGCAGGGGTGTTTTTTTCTTTTTGCTCATCATATGCTAGCTGAACAGCTGCATATCCGTCTGTATCAACAGACTTAACGTGAGTTACCACGCAAGGGCCAGCTTCGATTACTGTACAAGGAATATTTTTCCCTGCCTCATCGAAAATGCTGGTCATTCCTACTTTTTTACCAATAATTCCTGACATTTTCTTAATTAATTTGTTTTGCCCATCGAAGCAGTAGGGCTTCGTTCAAGGCATTTTCCCGGTTTAAGGGAGGGCAAAGATAGGAATTTTTAATTATGTGTCAAATAGTTACGGAATTATTTTTCAAAGAATTTGAGGTTGATTATCAACTATTTTGACTGACCTTTTTAGTTCACAAACTTTCCGTGGAATTTAGACGTCAAGAAACGCTCACCTTCCTCAAATACATTACTTACTTATGCAGCTTTTAGCAATATAATTCGTCGGTGAGTAATTCAACAAGAAATGCCTCCTGCTATGCTTGAAGCCATCACTTGAATAGTGTATAAGATATTAACGTGCCCATTTAAGTAAGGCAGCAGAGGCGATAATTGGCACCTTTTTTTAACGCTTGCGCCGGTTGGCCAAAGCAGCCTTTGCGTAGCTGAAATCGCACAGCACTACTATTGCCATTTGGTATAAAAAGCGCAAGTAATCTTTTCCGTGGAGAGAGAAGCCAGCTTTCTTTTGGTATATAATTGCGTAATTGTGTTTCTTTCGGTTAAATCTTTCAAGCCAGGGGTCCTTGTTTTTTCTTTGCTCATACTCCTTATAACTTTCAACTGGTAAATTAGCTCTGCGCTGTTTTATGGCATACCTTGCGTAGGCAGTATAATTTAAAACATACCACCTGTTTTTTACACTGTCGGAGTTTGGGTGAACCCGGTACTTCATTAGTATCTCCTGAATGATTACCAGGATGTACCCCTGTTCAATTATATTGTTAGATATCTCCAAATCATCACACGGCCAAAAAGTCTTTTTCATTCCGCCTATCTTAACGTAGGCTTCTCTGTAAATCATTAAACCGGTGATGGCAATCATAACTATCTTATTTTCGCTTATTGCAGCGCGGCACTCCGCTTCGGAGCGTAGACCGGGATATACGGCAACACCCCTGTCGTTCCCGTCGCTGTCAATGTACCTGCAGTTGCAACTGGTTGCTGAAACATTTGGGTGAGCGAGGTGGTATGCTACCTGCTTTTCCAACCGTTGAGGCAGCATAATATCATCGGCATCCAAAAAAGCACATAGTTCTCCGCGAGCCATTGATACTATTTTGTTGGCAGCCTCACTACGCCCAGCGTTATCATGAAAATATGCCCGTATTCTGTCGTCCTTTTTTACGTATTCTTTTATAACTTGTGCTGTGTTATCTGTCGAACCATCATCAAGTATAACAATCTCGAAATCCTGGAAGGTTTGCGCTAATACGCTGTTAATTGTTTGGGCTATATATTTTTCCTGGTTATAAACAGGCAATATAACAGATACCTTTGGCGGGAGCATAATGAACTTATAGTAGTGGCAAGATTTATATATTTAGCACGTGCTTTATATACACAGGCTAAGTTAGCATTAATTACAAGGAATTAATTTAAATGTTTATTTATAGCTTCGCTCCCACTACTGTCACTATACAAATTTGTACTACAACTTAAACGCTGATGCCTTCGTTAAATATTGCTTTCTGTATAAATCGCTTAGCACTTGTGGGCTTAGGTTCAACAGTATCATCACTGATTAGAAACTGCTCGGATCCGTCAAAAATCACATTCTGGTTTATGTGTGCAGAACTAACTGAGACAGACAAAAACAATATCAAGCTCCTGTTAAATGCCGAAAACTTTAAGGGTTCGTATCATTTGGTTGATTTTGATCCGGTAAGCCAGTTTAAAATGTTAACTCCTTTGCATGGCGACTGGACCCCTTATGGCAGATTACTGCTTGCCGATTTACTTATAGAAGTAGATGTAGTGATGTATTTAGATGCCGATTTACTTATAGAAGTAGATGTACTAGAGCTGCTTGATGCCGATTTGGGCAACTATGGTTTAGCTGCGGTGCCTGGCGCAAAATTAAAACACGCCTTAGACAATCCCTTTCTGAATGGAAAGCTAAACATATCGTTAGAGGCCGACTATTTTAATTCGGGCGTTTTACTGATGAACCTTGTTCACTGGCGCAGTGAAAACACCAAACAAAAGTTATTAAACATTGCAGAGAGGTATCCTAATGATTTAATTTCTCATGATCAAACACTGCTAAACGCTGTGTTCGCACAAAATTATTATCACCTTCCGGCAGCGTACAACTGTGCCTGGTACGCTTATAGGAACAGGCCCAAAATTGCCGACAGGATGATACTGCACTTTTTAGGCTCACCAAAGCCATGGGATATAGGTGGCCGGTTTTTACACAAAGCCTACTTGGCTTGGAAAAGCTATTTGAATAAAGATTGGGCTAAGTATTACTTTAAAACTTCTTTAAACGATGTAAAGCGCGCCTGGAATATTCGCAGATCTTATGGTAAAGTGGTTCGTAAAATGATGGGCAAATAACCGATGTATTCAGTTAGGGTTTCATTAAACGCCGTATCATATCGGCACTTTGCTTTTGTGCCTCGGCAAGCCTGTCACTAAAAAAGGATTGCACCTGATTGAAGTGTTTCTTGTATCCTTCCATATCCCCATAATTTATAATGGAGGCCCACTCTCGTACAGCCGAATGAAATTCTAAATCATCGCCTCTTATAGATTTGTCATACAATGCGGTTTGTATAGATTCTTCCAGCAAATCGTCGTTCTTGAATAAGTATTCTGCTATACCCAAGCGCAAACGGAACGGCGGTGTTTGTCCTATCAGATTGTCGTAAGGGTTTACGCCCAAATGGTACCAGGCATCAACCATACTTAATACACTTAAATGCGAATTAGGCTTACGCTCGCCCTGGTTGCCATGAAAAGCAAATTCATCCATCACCGCATCATTGAGCATGATAGGTTTACGGCTTTCATGAAATACAAAATCACGGGCTTTGTATAAACGCTCCCGCAAGGTCGCTTCATCTTCTTGTATCATTAGCTTAAACAGCTCCGATTCTGATTGCGCATATCGCCTTACTTGTTGGCGGGCATACGGATTCAAAATGGCTAGCCCGGCGTAAACGTGTGCTTTGTAACTAAATATACGTAAGGTTATTAAAATCTTCACATTGTCTATACCGCCCAAATAGGAAGCATTCTCCCACGGGAAAAAGCCCGATGCAGCCCACGCCGTACCCATACTCTCGAAACCCACATGGGTAACGGCCTGCGTGTCGGCTACAATCTGATCATGTTCATGATAATCGGCCAATTCAACCAGGTCAGAACCAATGGCAACAAACAAATCCAACATGCGCTGGTAAGCCTCATCTGTGGCTCGGTATCGTATGAGTATAAGCTTTTGGCCTGCCGGTTCAAATCCGCCGCCATGCATGGCATGGAAGGTTATAATCTGTACATCGGCCGGTAAATACTTATCAAACAGCGCAATCTCGGGATGCTTAACTGACGTTTGCCCTGCCACGATGGCGCCATACTTAATAGCATCACAACTTTGCGCTATTACCTGCTCCATCAGTTCGGCTTCTACCGAGTATATAAGCAGATCGCTTACACGGGCCACCTGCTTTCCATCATCCATAAGCTTAACACCTATCGGATTAAGATCCGCCTCCAACACCTCGCGGTTTTGAGGCAGGTCGCAGCCGCACACACTATAGCCTGCTTTAGCAAACGCCCTGGCATATACCTTGCCCATATCGCCCAAACCTATTATACCGATGTTCATTTTATACTTTTATAATATACTGCCGAAAGATAGTATTCTGTTTCGCAAGGCTAATATCTTTTTTCTATTTTTAACCGTCAGTAAAATGACGGTTGGAATTACCTAAGTATTCGCCCTGCTGGATTGTCTGCGAAAGCTGCAGGTATGCATTGTAAGGCTTCCACAAAATTGCTACATCAATAAGCTTTTTTTAACACTAAATAGTACATATTAAATACAGTTGCGTTTATTTGCAATTACTAACCATCATTTATATGAATACTTGCTTTGCTTTTAAGGCTTTATTATTGTCGATCTTTTTTTCGGGAAGTGTGCTGTTGGTTTCGGCACAAGATAGCACCCGTAAAGCCAAACCTGCGGTTAATAAACCCACTGCATACCGGGCACCGGCTGTTGCACGTAATCCATATCCTGCTCAACAACCTATTACTGCTCCGGTAAATACCGATAAAAGCTTAAACGGTCAGTATCAATATCTGTCTTCTAAATTTTATAATTACCAAAAGCCGCAACTGGCTGCATTTTATAAAAACGTGACCGATACTTTGCGCGCTCAAAAAAACAAAGTGAAAGAGTTGCAGAAATCACTAACTGCGCAGGGCAAAACAGTGCAAACTTTACAATCTGACGTTAATGCAAAAGAACAAAGCCTGAGCGAGTCAAATTCTAAAGTTGATGCAATTAGCTTGTTGGGCATACCCGTGTCTAAAGCCA
Protein-coding sequences here:
- a CDS encoding glycosyltransferase family 8 protein, yielding MPSLNIAFCINRLALVGLGSTVSSLIRNCSDPSKITFWFMCAELTETDKNNIKLLLNAENFKGSYHLVDFDPVSQFKMLTPLHGDWTPYGRLLLADLLIEVDVVMYLDADLLIEVDVLELLDADLGNYGLAAVPGAKLKHALDNPFLNGKLNISLEADYFNSGVLLMNLVHWRSENTKQKLLNIAERYPNDLISHDQTLLNAVFAQNYYHLPAAYNCAWYAYRNRPKIADRMILHFLGSPKPWDIGGRFLHKAYLAWKSYLNKDWAKYYFKTSLNDVKRAWNIRRSYGKVVRKMMGK
- a CDS encoding prephenate dehydrogenase; protein product: MNIGIIGLGDMGKVYARAFAKAGYSVCGCDLPQNREVLEADLNPIGVKLMDDGKQVARVSDLLIYSVEAELMEQVIAQSCDAIKYGAIVAGQTSVKHPEIALFDKYLPADVQIITFHAMHGGGFEPAGQKLILIRYRATDEAYQRMLDLFVAIGSDLVELADYHEHDQIVADTQAVTHVGFESMGTAWAASGFFPWENASYLGGIDNVKILITLRIFSYKAHVYAGLAILNPYARQQVRRYAQSESELFKLMIQEDEATLRERLYKARDFVFHESRKPIMLNDAVMDEFAFHGNQGERKPNSHLSVLSMVDAWYHLGVNPYDNLIGQTPPFRLRLGIAEYLFKNDDLLEESIQTALYDKSIRGDDLEFHSAVREWASIINYGDMEGYKKHFNQVQSFFSDRLAEAQKQSADMIRRLMKP